One part of the Aliivibrio fischeri ATCC 7744 = JCM 18803 = DSM 507 genome encodes these proteins:
- a CDS encoding SDR family oxidoreductase — protein sequence MKRSIFITGCSTGIGYTAAHQLQQHGFDVIASCRKEEDVIRLQKEGLTCLQLDYNDPKSVSDAVQKIKTLTDGKLYALFNNGAYGQAGALEDLPRDALKEQFEANFFGWHQLVTELLPIMREQNQGRIIQNSSVLGIVAMKYRGAYNASKFAIEGWTDTLRLELSDTNIKVCLIEPGPIETEFRSNALKAFNKWIDVENSPHKEKYLIQQQRLEKEKSGSAFVLPSTAVISPLLHALNSTKPKVRYRVTFPTYLFAFLKRILPTKILDKILNKSD from the coding sequence ATGAAGCGTTCTATATTTATAACTGGCTGCTCTACAGGTATCGGATATACCGCAGCTCACCAATTACAGCAACACGGCTTTGATGTTATCGCCTCATGTAGAAAAGAAGAAGATGTTATTCGACTTCAGAAGGAAGGACTCACTTGCTTACAACTCGATTATAATGACCCTAAGAGCGTTAGTGATGCAGTGCAAAAAATAAAAACACTAACTGATGGAAAATTATACGCTTTATTTAATAATGGGGCTTATGGACAGGCAGGCGCACTCGAAGATCTACCTCGTGATGCCTTAAAAGAACAGTTCGAAGCTAATTTCTTTGGTTGGCATCAGTTAGTAACAGAATTACTCCCTATTATGAGAGAACAAAATCAAGGACGTATCATTCAAAACAGCTCTGTTTTAGGCATTGTTGCCATGAAATACCGTGGAGCTTATAACGCATCAAAATTTGCTATTGAAGGTTGGACAGATACGTTACGTCTAGAACTATCAGATACAAACATTAAAGTCTGCTTAATTGAACCTGGGCCAATAGAAACCGAATTTCGCTCTAACGCATTGAAAGCATTTAATAAATGGATAGATGTAGAAAATAGCCCTCATAAGGAAAAATACCTTATTCAGCAACAAAGACTCGAAAAAGAAAAGTCAGGTAGTGCGTTTGTTTTACCATCAACCGCCGTAATTTCCCCATTACTACACGCCTTAAATTCCACAAAACCAAAAGTAAGGTATCGGGTTACCTTTCCAACCTATTTATTTGCATTTCTTAAACGTATTTTACCAACAAAAATCCTCGATAAGATCTTAAATAAGAGTGATTAA
- the cueR gene encoding Cu(I)-responsive transcriptional regulator, with translation MNISEVAKLTGLTAKAIRFYESKGIIKEASRGANGYRQYTQHQVDELLLIRRSRLVGFNLDECQELLNLSNNPNRRSADVKQKTLEKVSEIETKIEELERMKKTLLDLADTCPGDDSNDCPIIKGLTCCHENK, from the coding sequence ATGAACATAAGTGAAGTAGCGAAATTAACTGGATTAACAGCAAAAGCAATTCGTTTTTATGAAAGTAAAGGGATAATAAAAGAGGCGAGTCGTGGCGCAAATGGGTATCGTCAATATACACAACATCAAGTGGATGAGTTGTTACTTATCCGTCGCTCAAGGTTAGTTGGATTTAACTTAGATGAATGTCAAGAGCTGTTAAATTTATCGAATAATCCAAATAGACGAAGTGCGGATGTAAAACAAAAAACACTAGAAAAGGTTTCAGAAATAGAAACTAAGATAGAAGAGCTAGAAAGGATGAAGAAAACGTTATTAGATCTAGCTGATACATGTCCTGGTGATGATAGTAATGACTGTCCAATCATTAAAGGATTAACCTGTTGTCATGAGAATAAATAA
- the ushA gene encoding bifunctional UDP-sugar hydrolase/5'-nucleotidase UshA, which produces MMERLSLKAAIAAALVTTLAGCATTSEPAWQEDTTYKITVLHTNDNHGRFWQNKYGEYGMAARKTLIDDIRTEVQAEGGSVLLLSGGDINTGVPESDLQDAEPDFKGMNKIGYDAIALGNHEFDNPLDVLQKQIDWAEFPMLSANIYDKKTGERMYQAYEIFEKQGIKIAVVGLTTEDTAKIGNPEYIGSLEFRDPKLEAKKVIAELNETEKPDLIFAVTHMGHYENGERGINAPGDVALARSLDMGELDMIVGGHSQEPVCMEGPNLIKKNFKPGDECKPDQQNGTWIVQAHEWGKYVGKADFEFRNGELEMVSYDLIPVNLKKKVNIDGKKQRVFIEDEIEQDAELLAFLKPFQEKGQGQLNVKIASTNGKLEGDRNVVRFEQTNLGRLIATSHMVRAKADFAVMNSGGVRDSIEAGDVTYKDVLTVQPFGNIVTYADMTGKEVLDYLNVVATKPVDSGAYAQFAGIKMTVENGKVSNVFIGGKQLRLDETYRFTVPSYNAAGGDGYPKISDHPGYVNTGFVDAEVLKDFLETNSPIDVNKFAPRGEIVYK; this is translated from the coding sequence ATGATGGAACGTCTTTCTCTAAAAGCGGCAATTGCTGCTGCATTAGTAACAACACTGGCTGGTTGTGCAACAACCTCTGAGCCTGCTTGGCAAGAAGATACAACGTATAAAATCACAGTGCTGCATACCAATGATAACCATGGTCGTTTTTGGCAGAATAAATACGGTGAGTATGGAATGGCTGCTCGCAAAACGTTGATCGATGACATTCGAACTGAAGTGCAAGCGGAAGGGGGCAGTGTGCTTCTTTTATCTGGTGGTGATATTAACACTGGTGTACCAGAATCAGATTTACAAGATGCAGAACCTGATTTCAAAGGCATGAATAAAATTGGTTATGATGCGATTGCATTAGGTAACCACGAATTTGATAATCCACTGGATGTACTGCAAAAACAAATTGATTGGGCTGAGTTCCCAATGTTATCTGCCAATATCTATGATAAGAAAACTGGCGAACGTATGTATCAAGCATACGAAATCTTTGAAAAACAAGGTATCAAAATCGCTGTAGTTGGTTTAACAACAGAAGATACAGCAAAAATTGGTAACCCTGAGTACATCGGTAGTCTTGAATTCCGCGATCCTAAATTGGAAGCAAAAAAAGTGATTGCTGAATTAAATGAAACTGAAAAACCTGACCTTATTTTTGCCGTAACTCATATGGGACACTATGAAAATGGTGAGCGTGGTATTAATGCTCCAGGTGATGTTGCACTAGCGCGTTCTTTAGATATGGGTGAGTTAGATATGATTGTGGGTGGTCACTCGCAAGAGCCTGTATGTATGGAAGGTCCTAACTTAATTAAGAAAAACTTTAAGCCGGGTGATGAGTGTAAACCAGACCAGCAAAATGGTACATGGATTGTTCAAGCTCACGAATGGGGTAAATACGTAGGTAAAGCTGATTTTGAGTTCCGTAATGGTGAATTAGAAATGGTTAGCTACGATCTTATTCCTGTTAACTTGAAGAAAAAAGTAAATATCGATGGTAAAAAACAACGTGTATTTATTGAAGATGAAATTGAACAAGATGCAGAGTTACTTGCTTTCTTGAAACCGTTCCAAGAAAAAGGACAAGGCCAACTTAATGTTAAGATTGCTTCAACTAATGGCAAATTAGAAGGTGATCGTAATGTTGTTCGTTTTGAACAAACTAACTTAGGTCGCTTGATTGCTACATCACATATGGTTCGTGCAAAAGCTGATTTTGCAGTAATGAACTCTGGTGGTGTACGTGATTCAATTGAAGCGGGTGATGTAACTTACAAAGACGTATTAACGGTTCAACCATTTGGCAATATCGTAACTTATGCGGATATGACGGGTAAAGAAGTGTTAGATTACCTGAATGTTGTTGCTACTAAACCTGTGGATTCTGGTGCCTATGCGCAATTTGCTGGCATTAAAATGACTGTTGAAAATGGTAAAGTATCAAATGTATTTATTGGTGGTAAGCAATTACGTCTAGATGAAACATATCGTTTTACCGTGCCAAGTTATAACGCTGCTGGTGGCGATGGATATCCAAAAATCTCAGATCACCCAGGTTATGTAAATACTGGTTTCGTTGATGCTGAAGTGTTGAAAGATTTCCTAGAAACAAACAGCCCAATCGACGTAAACAAATTTGCTCCGCGTGGTGAAATTGTTTACAAATAA
- a CDS encoding DUF411 domain-containing protein: MKNVKKIAFTSLMLMSSSAFAATEVTSYKSPYCGCCTEWEQHMKDNGYDVTTEKHEDMSAIKKKLGVDPRLTSCHTAVINGYVFEGHIPASDIKKFLADPRDYKGLAVPGMPMGSPGMEYGDKKDKYQVVAFKENGKLALFNTHN; this comes from the coding sequence ATGAAAAACGTAAAAAAAATAGCTTTCACTTCTCTTATGTTAATGAGCTCATCTGCATTTGCAGCAACCGAAGTTACTTCTTACAAATCCCCTTACTGCGGTTGTTGCACTGAATGGGAACAACACATGAAAGATAACGGTTATGACGTTACAACTGAAAAACATGAAGACATGAGTGCGATTAAGAAAAAACTAGGTGTTGATCCTCGTCTTACTTCTTGTCATACCGCAGTCATTAATGGTTATGTATTTGAAGGTCATATTCCTGCATCTGATATTAAAAAATTTCTTGCTGATCCTCGTGACTACAAAGGATTAGCCGTTCCAGGTATGCCAATGGGCTCTCCGGGGATGGAATATGGAGATAAAAAAGACAAATACCAAGTTGTGGCGTTTAAAGAAAATGGAAAATTAGCGTTATTTAATACGCATAATTAG
- the smrA gene encoding DNA endonuclease SmrA: protein MPHTDEFSLFQEMMGDVKPIKQDIVTPLTSPHKATESQLARKEAAQALSETDPDFLSLDNAPLLQPDDIIEFKRDGVQDGVYRKVRLGKYEIQARLDLHKRTLKQARDEVLHFLKQCQKMDVRFAVIVHGKGAKSNPPALVKSHVAQWLPQIKEVMCIHSAKAQHGGSGAVYILLRKSAEKKLENREKHQKRSA, encoded by the coding sequence ATGCCTCATACAGATGAATTTTCACTATTCCAAGAGATGATGGGAGACGTAAAACCCATTAAACAAGATATAGTGACACCGCTAACCTCTCCCCATAAAGCAACAGAATCTCAATTAGCACGTAAAGAGGCAGCGCAAGCATTATCAGAAACTGACCCAGACTTTCTATCTTTAGATAATGCACCATTATTACAACCTGACGATATCATTGAGTTTAAACGTGATGGTGTTCAAGATGGTGTATATCGAAAAGTTCGTCTCGGTAAATATGAAATTCAAGCACGTTTAGACTTACACAAACGCACATTAAAACAAGCTAGAGATGAAGTGCTTCACTTTTTAAAACAATGCCAGAAAATGGATGTACGCTTTGCTGTTATCGTCCATGGTAAAGGTGCAAAATCCAACCCTCCCGCATTAGTTAAAAGTCATGTTGCTCAATGGCTCCCACAAATAAAAGAAGTGATGTGCATACATTCAGCTAAAGCACAACATGGTGGTTCTGGAGCGGTATATATTCTATTAAGAAAAAGCGCTGAAAAGAAATTAGAGAACAGAGAAAAACATCAAAAACGCAGTGCATAA
- a CDS encoding IS3 family transposase (programmed frameshift): protein MKIKSQRKFSNEFKRNAVQQSLDSPDTVKSVAISIGIAPQLLVKWRSQMTSKKHTVAPIPNKGPEKSLKELEREVVELKKRLADAELENDNLKKGDGLLRKTKRIRFEFISKYSSPVRPVVKLCRYLDVSTSGYYKWLNREPTLRDRYNAELKCFLKDESERQHCVPGYRKLYEAAISYGFICNKKRIQRLLQSLGYRSRASKKRHGCAPKQKLGFPAFNLLDRKFSVSQPNRVWTSDITQVRCSEGWQYLCVVLDLYSRKVISWSTSRINNAELVVRSLKKAWERRRPDGSQLMFHSDQGVQYTSEMTMRWLYKRGITISMSRKGNCWDNACSESFFAQYKKEWISCLGQLSREEMTMQSRLYIDGYYNPIRRHGTLGGKSPIDFELSN from the exons ATGAAAATCAAATCACAACGAAAGTTTTCTAATGAGTTCAAAAGAAACGCAGTTCAACAGTCATTAGACTCTCCAGATACAGTAAAATCAGTGGCGATCTCTATTGGGATCGCTCCTCAGCTATTGGTAAAATGGAGAAGCCAGATGACATCTAAAAAACACACAGTAGCGCCCATTCCTAATAAAGGCCCTGAAAAATCGCTAAAAGAACTAGAGCGTGAGGTTGTCGAACTTAAAAAACGCTTAGCAGATGCGGAGTTGGAGAACGATA ATCTTAAAAAAGGCGACGGCCTACTTCGAAAGACGAAGAGAATAAGATTTGAGTTTATTTCCAAGTACTCAAGCCCAGTAAGGCCGGTAGTAAAACTTTGTCGCTATCTTGATGTGTCCACTTCAGGGTATTATAAGTGGTTAAATAGAGAGCCTACGCTTCGCGATAGATATAACGCTGAATTGAAGTGTTTTTTAAAAGACGAAAGCGAACGTCAACACTGTGTCCCTGGCTATAGAAAACTCTATGAAGCCGCTATCTCTTATGGTTTTATTTGTAATAAGAAACGGATCCAACGTCTGCTTCAAAGTCTTGGTTATCGTTCCAGAGCGAGTAAGAAGAGGCATGGGTGTGCGCCTAAGCAGAAATTAGGCTTTCCAGCTTTTAATTTACTGGACCGAAAGTTTTCAGTATCACAGCCAAACAGGGTTTGGACTTCAGACATTACTCAGGTCCGATGTAGTGAGGGTTGGCAGTACTTATGTGTTGTATTAGACCTTTACTCAAGAAAGGTCATCAGTTGGTCGACGAGTAGGATTAACAACGCAGAGCTTGTAGTTCGTAGTTTAAAGAAGGCTTGGGAAAGACGTAGACCTGATGGTAGTCAATTGATGTTTCATTCAGACCAAGGAGTTCAGTATACGTCAGAGATGACGATGCGTTGGTTGTACAAGAGAGGAATAACAATCAGTATGTCCCGTAAAGGAAACTGTTGGGATAATGCTTGTTCAGAGAGTTTCTTTGCTCAGTATAAAAAGGAATGGATAAGCTGTTTAGGGCAACTATCAAGAGAAGAGATGACAATGCAAAGTCGACTTTATATCGATGGCTATTATAATCCGATAAGAAGGCATGGGACTCTAGGAGGAAAGAGTCCCATAGATTTTGAGTTAAGTAACTAA
- a CDS encoding thioredoxin family protein, whose translation MQAEHSVELNEQNFQQIIESSVQTPVLIHFWAPMSQESLSVIPALQQLAQQYGDAVTLALLNCQEQQGLAQQFGVQTLPTIALFKNGQAVDGMGGPQTIEAIQDMLSKHLPSQEELQLGQAFKLVEEGEYQAALPMLLALLDHFGGNGQIKLHIAQCYIETQAYEQAESVLSEILMQDQDSKYKELVAKLELHKQAGNTPEIQALEEKHNADPTNTEVALELAIQYSQVNRQEEALEILMAILVNDLNAQDGQVKKVMMDILSALGQGNPIAGKFRRQLYSLLY comes from the coding sequence ATGCAAGCAGAACATAGCGTTGAATTGAACGAACAAAATTTCCAGCAAATTATAGAAAGCTCAGTGCAAACCCCTGTGTTGATTCACTTCTGGGCGCCAATGAGCCAAGAAAGCCTTTCTGTAATACCTGCACTTCAACAGCTTGCCCAACAATACGGTGATGCTGTTACCCTTGCCCTACTTAATTGCCAAGAACAACAAGGCCTTGCTCAACAATTTGGTGTGCAAACATTACCTACTATTGCTTTATTTAAAAATGGTCAAGCCGTAGATGGTATGGGTGGTCCTCAAACAATTGAAGCCATCCAAGATATGTTAAGCAAACACTTACCTAGTCAAGAAGAGCTTCAATTAGGTCAAGCGTTTAAATTAGTTGAAGAGGGTGAATACCAAGCGGCACTTCCTATGTTGCTTGCTTTATTAGATCATTTTGGTGGCAATGGGCAGATCAAGCTTCATATCGCTCAATGCTATATTGAAACACAAGCTTATGAGCAAGCTGAAAGCGTCTTGTCTGAAATTTTAATGCAAGATCAAGATAGTAAATATAAAGAATTAGTTGCTAAGCTTGAACTGCATAAGCAAGCAGGTAATACACCTGAAATCCAAGCATTAGAAGAAAAACACAACGCAGATCCAACTAATACAGAAGTCGCATTAGAGCTTGCTATTCAATACAGTCAAGTGAATCGCCAAGAAGAGGCGTTAGAGATTTTAATGGCGATATTAGTTAACGATCTTAATGCTCAAGATGGCCAAGTAAAAAAAGTGATGATGGATATTTTATCAGCTCTAGGTCAAGGTAACCCTATCGCTGGTAAATTCCGTCGCCAACTCTATTCTCTACTTTATTAA
- a CDS encoding methyl-accepting chemotaxis protein, producing the protein MKLKHKLIGASLLAVIITASALTWLASNQLFEQTRNGVYSRAESVTSAATTGISNWITLKAEIAHAFNDYSQEEDVVSFLQISRKAGGFDDIFFGTPQGEMFRSHPERNRADYDPRQRPWYQEAQRENKQIITSSYQDAITQSLLVTIAEPVYKNGQLLGVVGADVLIDQLINDVISLDAGKDTITMLIDSDGTFLAHPNKALIKKEVNRYFSDMSAQSIQDSISANRIEVANINGSEKLVYFSKVPNTNWTFAVEMTKETEEAAHSALLREIILLSIVLTVIVAVGVTTLVNLLFRDLIRVSDALAEISSGEGDLTQRLEPHSDDEVGQLAINFNTFVGNMHSMVCRLRDISVTLANQANSTAEGAEERNVRIQHQMDEINMVATAINEMAAATQEIAGNADNTAQTAEETVTASNHGAEQVSQSQHSIDNLAKEVETATGVIEELHHNAQNINTILSTIQNIAEQTNLLALNAAIEAARAGEQGRGFAVVADEVRILSQRTHASTQEIQQMIETLQGTTQKAVGIMEDSQNLANTSVEDAQSASASLLQITNSVTQISDMAAQIAAAAEEQSSVTEEITRNTEAVRDVSNELTEETKQSVIQASELSELSNELKQEIDRFKL; encoded by the coding sequence ATGAAATTAAAACATAAGTTAATCGGTGCTAGTTTACTTGCTGTCATCATCACTGCCTCTGCTCTTACTTGGTTGGCTTCTAACCAACTGTTTGAACAAACACGCAATGGTGTCTATTCACGAGCAGAAAGCGTTACATCAGCTGCGACAACCGGTATATCAAACTGGATAACATTAAAAGCTGAAATTGCACATGCCTTTAATGACTATAGCCAAGAAGAAGATGTTGTTTCATTCCTACAAATCAGCCGTAAAGCTGGTGGATTTGATGACATTTTCTTTGGAACACCACAAGGTGAAATGTTCCGCTCCCACCCCGAGAGAAATCGAGCAGATTACGACCCTCGTCAACGACCTTGGTATCAAGAAGCTCAACGTGAAAATAAACAGATCATCACCTCTTCTTATCAAGATGCTATTACTCAGTCTCTACTGGTAACCATTGCAGAACCTGTCTATAAAAATGGACAACTTTTAGGTGTTGTTGGTGCCGATGTTCTTATTGATCAATTAATCAACGATGTGATCAGTTTAGATGCAGGTAAAGATACCATTACGATGCTGATTGATAGCGACGGTACGTTCCTAGCTCACCCAAATAAAGCACTAATCAAAAAAGAAGTGAATCGCTATTTCAGCGATATGAGCGCCCAAAGTATTCAAGATTCAATCAGCGCAAATCGCATTGAAGTTGCTAATATTAACGGCAGTGAAAAACTGGTTTATTTCTCTAAAGTACCAAATACTAATTGGACATTTGCAGTTGAAATGACAAAAGAAACAGAAGAAGCGGCTCACAGTGCCCTACTTCGTGAAATCATTTTATTAAGCATTGTGTTAACGGTAATTGTCGCTGTTGGTGTAACAACATTAGTTAATCTTTTATTTAGAGATTTAATCCGAGTATCAGACGCACTAGCAGAAATATCATCTGGTGAAGGCGATTTAACTCAACGTCTAGAACCTCATAGCGATGACGAAGTCGGTCAACTCGCCATTAACTTTAATACCTTTGTTGGTAACATGCATTCAATGGTATGTCGTTTACGTGATATTTCAGTAACACTAGCAAACCAAGCAAACTCTACGGCAGAGGGAGCGGAAGAACGTAATGTTCGTATCCAACATCAAATGGATGAAATCAATATGGTTGCAACTGCGATTAATGAAATGGCAGCAGCGACACAAGAGATTGCGGGTAATGCTGATAATACCGCTCAAACAGCTGAAGAAACCGTGACAGCATCAAATCATGGTGCAGAGCAAGTGAGCCAAAGCCAACACTCTATCGACAACCTTGCAAAAGAAGTCGAAACAGCAACTGGCGTCATTGAAGAACTTCACCATAATGCTCAGAACATCAATACGATTCTTTCAACAATTCAAAACATTGCTGAACAAACCAACTTGCTTGCATTAAATGCCGCGATTGAAGCAGCTCGAGCGGGCGAACAAGGTCGTGGTTTTGCAGTGGTTGCTGATGAAGTTCGAATTCTAAGCCAACGAACTCATGCTTCTACTCAAGAAATTCAGCAAATGATCGAAACACTGCAAGGAACAACTCAAAAAGCAGTTGGTATTATGGAAGATAGCCAGAACCTTGCAAATACAAGTGTAGAAGATGCACAATCTGCTTCAGCAAGCTTGTTGCAAATCACAAACTCAGTGACTCAAATAAGTGATATGGCAGCTCAAATTGCAGCGGCCGCTGAAGAGCAATCATCTGTAACTGAAGAGATCACACGTAATACTGAAGCGGTTCGTGATGTTTCAAACGAACTAACAGAAGAAACAAAACAATCTGTTATTCAGGCGTCTGAGCTATCTGAACTGTCAAATGAATTAAAACAAGAAATCGACCGATTTAAACTGTAA
- a CDS encoding heavy metal translocating P-type ATPase, whose amino-acid sequence MSQEFNLPLAGLNCGRCIAKIEKAFADNPHVQQYSVTKTDTKLTTSLSYQEVVKLITELGYSVPKAQDVTLYLSGLNCDKCVNKTKEALSDLSHSSITSISTTLLKLETTHSQQHIIDLIESIGFHASSVSPASDNQEEQTPLSDSSKTDNINHSSEKTTQLILSGMTCASCVSSVEKIIAQNKNVHSVTVNLAERTALVHGDIDVPTLIKSIEDGGYGAELSVSEEQRRKRQKEQFLKTTAEHKRNTILSLSIGAPLMLWGVFGGNMQISNTYDQLAWGVIGIICLGLLLTAGRHFFVNAWKAFTHHRATMDTLVALGTGSAWLYSMALVLFPEFFPEQARHVYFEATAMILGLITLGNLIETKARNRTSNAIEKLINLQPQTATVIIDSQEVTLPVAQVVEGMVIKIKPGEKIPVDGTILSGESYLDEAMLTGEPIPSLKSLGNAVHAGTINQQGSFTFKATKVGEHTMLARIITMVRNAQSSKPKLAKLADKISSIFVPSVMIIAILSALIWYNFGPEPTSSYMLVVATTVLIIACPCALGLATPMSVTVGIGKAAEFGALIKDADVLQTASTIDTVVVDKTGTLTEGKPRVTKVTVFNQFDEKEVISLAAAVEVHSEHPLALAVVNYLNDNHWIPLTSTNFTAELGLGASAKVNGNVIFIGNRRYLAKNNIPSPDISISPSATPLYVANEQECIGVIQVSDAIRLDSKAAIKQFNQLGIDVVMLTGDRKETAEHVAKELGINQIIAGVLPDGKAQAIQELQKQGKKVAMIGDGINDAPALAQAEVGIAMGNGSDVAIESAHLTLMNHSLLTAVNAITLSKATMKNMKQNLFGAFIYNTIGIPVAAGILFPFTGMLLSPVVAGAAMALSSITVVTNANRLRLFTPQSQQK is encoded by the coding sequence ATGAGTCAAGAATTCAATCTGCCTTTAGCGGGATTAAATTGTGGTCGTTGTATTGCAAAAATAGAAAAAGCATTTGCAGACAATCCGCATGTACAGCAATACTCGGTAACTAAAACGGATACAAAGCTAACCACCAGTCTCTCTTATCAAGAGGTGGTTAAATTAATCACAGAGCTGGGATACTCCGTCCCTAAAGCACAAGATGTCACTCTTTATTTATCTGGATTAAATTGTGATAAGTGCGTCAATAAAACCAAAGAAGCGTTAAGTGATTTATCGCATTCCAGTATTACGTCTATTTCAACAACACTATTGAAATTAGAAACCACTCACTCGCAACAACACATTATCGACCTCATTGAGTCTATTGGCTTTCACGCAAGTTCCGTATCACCTGCATCTGATAATCAAGAGGAACAAACGCCTCTATCTGATAGCTCAAAAACAGACAATATCAACCATTCATCAGAAAAAACGACACAATTAATATTGTCTGGAATGACGTGTGCGAGCTGCGTATCTTCTGTTGAAAAAATCATTGCACAAAATAAAAACGTACACTCAGTGACGGTTAATCTTGCTGAACGCACCGCGCTCGTTCATGGCGATATCGATGTACCAACATTAATCAAAAGCATTGAAGATGGCGGTTATGGAGCAGAGCTAAGCGTCAGTGAAGAGCAGCGTAGAAAGCGACAAAAAGAGCAATTTCTAAAAACAACCGCGGAGCATAAAAGAAATACAATCCTATCACTAAGCATCGGCGCTCCGCTTATGTTATGGGGTGTTTTCGGTGGCAATATGCAAATATCAAATACTTACGACCAACTTGCTTGGGGAGTTATTGGGATTATTTGTTTAGGATTATTACTGACGGCTGGTAGACACTTTTTTGTCAACGCATGGAAGGCCTTTACTCACCATAGAGCGACAATGGATACCTTAGTTGCATTAGGCACAGGCTCTGCTTGGCTATATTCCATGGCACTAGTTCTTTTTCCTGAATTCTTCCCAGAACAAGCTCGTCATGTGTATTTTGAAGCAACAGCAATGATCTTAGGCTTAATTACACTGGGTAACCTCATTGAAACTAAAGCCAGAAATCGCACGTCAAATGCCATTGAAAAACTGATCAACTTACAACCACAAACGGCTACCGTTATTATTGATAGCCAAGAGGTTACCTTGCCTGTCGCTCAAGTTGTTGAAGGAATGGTAATTAAAATTAAACCCGGTGAAAAAATTCCCGTTGATGGCACTATCTTAAGTGGTGAGAGCTATCTTGATGAAGCCATGTTAACTGGAGAGCCAATACCGAGCTTAAAATCCTTAGGTAATGCCGTACATGCCGGTACCATCAATCAACAAGGAAGCTTTACCTTTAAAGCGACGAAAGTTGGTGAGCACACCATGCTCGCTCGTATTATTACCATGGTACGAAATGCACAGAGCAGTAAACCTAAATTAGCTAAATTGGCAGATAAAATATCATCAATCTTTGTTCCGAGCGTTATGATTATCGCTATTCTATCAGCACTTATTTGGTATAACTTTGGTCCAGAGCCAACATCAAGTTATATGTTAGTTGTCGCCACTACGGTTCTAATTATCGCTTGTCCTTGTGCCCTTGGATTAGCAACGCCTATGTCTGTGACAGTAGGAATTGGTAAAGCAGCTGAATTTGGTGCATTAATTAAAGATGCTGACGTACTTCAAACTGCAAGCACCATCGATACAGTTGTTGTTGATAAAACAGGAACATTAACGGAAGGAAAGCCAAGAGTAACTAAGGTAACCGTCTTCAATCAATTCGATGAAAAAGAAGTAATTTCACTCGCAGCAGCAGTCGAAGTTCATTCTGAGCATCCATTAGCTTTAGCTGTTGTGAATTATTTAAATGACAATCATTGGATACCTCTTACTAGTACAAATTTTACGGCTGAACTGGGCCTAGGCGCATCAGCTAAAGTAAATGGTAATGTCATCTTTATTGGTAACCGTCGCTACCTTGCTAAGAACAACATACCAAGTCCTGATATTTCAATTTCACCATCAGCAACACCTTTATATGTGGCTAATGAGCAAGAGTGTATCGGGGTTATTCAGGTTAGTGATGCCATTCGCTTAGATTCCAAAGCTGCCATCAAGCAATTTAACCAACTTGGTATTGATGTGGTCATGTTAACTGGCGATCGTAAAGAGACTGCTGAGCACGTAGCAAAAGAACTAGGGATCAATCAAATCATTGCTGGTGTATTACCTGATGGTAAAGCGCAAGCAATCCAAGAACTGCAAAAACAAGGCAAAAAAGTAGCCATGATAGGCGATGGTATTAATGATGCCCCAGCACTAGCACAAGCTGAAGTCGGTATTGCAATGGGCAATGGCAGCGATGTTGCAATTGAAAGTGCACATTTAACGTTAATGAATCACTCTTTATTAACTGCAGTCAATGCCATTACATTATCCAAAGCAACCATGAAAAATATGAAGCAAAATCTATTTGGTGCATTTATATACAATACCATTGGAATCCCTGTTGCGGCAGGCATTTTATTCCCATTTACTGGCATGCTTTTAAGCCCTGTGGTTGCTGGTGCTGCAATGGCTCTTTCATCTATAACAGTGGTAACTAATGCAAATAGGTTACGACTTTTTACTCCTCAATCTCAACAAAAGTAA